GTCATCGTTGCTTCCCCTGGCCCGACCCTCGAGAGTACGTACACGTATTACCTGCTGATGAGTGCGCGTCTGCCTGAACTGGCTTCGAAGACGGCTCAACCGCTGCTGACGGCTTCTGCGGTTGCAGGACTCCGTTTCCCCATCCCTCCGCTGGAGGAGCAGCGCCGCATCGCCGGCTTCCTCGACGCCGAGACCGCCCGCATCGACGCATTGACACGAACTTACGTGAAGCTCCGAGAATTGGTGTCCGAGCGGTCTCAGCGCGTGATCGACTCCGAGATCGAGCAGCACCGGAATCTCACCCCCTTCCGCTATTTGGTTCGCTTCCGCGAAGGCCCCGGAATCATGGCGGTTGACTTCCACGATGAAGGAATCCCGCTCATTCGGATTTCAGGTCTCCAGCGCGGGGAAGTCACGTTGAATGGATGCAACTATCTCGACCCTGAGAAGGCAGCCCGCCAGTGGTCACAGTTTCGCCTCAAGTTGGGTGATCGGCTGATCAGCGGAAGCGCCACCATGGGCGGAGTTTCCGTCGTGAAAGACCCGTCCGTCGTCGGGGCGATTCCCTACACCGGCTTGATTATTCTGCGCCCCGCTCGGCAGGACGTAGAAATGAAGTACGTAGAGGCATTCCTTCGGTCGTCACTCTTCTCCCGTCAAATCGACGTGTTGAAGACGGGGGCCACGATGCAGCACTTCGGCCCCACTCACCTGTCGCAGATTCAAGCCCCGATGCCGTCGCATCATGAGCAGCTGCGGATCGTGGGGAACGTACAGGCCGCACTCGCACATGCCGACCGATGCGACGATCTTGTCGATCGACAGTTGGCCTTGCTCACTGAACGCCGCCAGTCCCTCATCGCCGCCGCGGTGACCGGCCAGTTCGACGTCTCCACCGCCGGCGGACGCAACGTAACGGACGGAGTGAGCGCGTAGCCATGAGCCCCATCCACACGGAGTCCGCCTTCGGCGACGCCATCGTCTCCGCCATGGTCGAGCGCGGCTGGCGCGAGGCACGCCCGCGGGACTACCGGGCCGATCTCGGCCTGGACACCAACGAGTTGTTCACGTTCATCGAGGCGACCCAGCCCGACGAGTGGAGCGAACTGCTCACCGTCTACGGCGGCGACCCGAACGAGGCCCAGCGCGGGTTCGCCGGCCGCCTCGACCAGGCCATCGCCACCAACGGCCTCCTCGACGTGCTCCGCAACGGCGTCAAGGACCGGGGCGTCCTCCTCCGCGTCGCCTACTTCAAACCGAACCTCGTCGCCCACGACTCCGTGCTCGACGGCTACCGGGCCAACCGCCTCACCGTCGTCCGCGAACTCGAGTACGCGACGAAGCAGGCGGACTGGGGCAACCGGCTCGACCTCACCCTCTTCCTCAACGGAATCCCGGTCGCCACGGCCGAGTTGAAGAACCCGCTGACCAGGCAAGGGGTGGAGCAGGCCAAGGAGCAGTACCGCACCGACCGCGATCCCACCGAGCTGATCTTCACGCGCCGCGTCGTCGCGAACTTCGCCGTCGACCCGGACCTCGTCTTCGTCGCCACCCAGCTCAAGGGCAGGAACACCCGCTTCCTCCCCTTCAACACCGGCTCCAACGGCCCCGGTCAGCCGGGCGGCGCCGGCAACCCGGCCCCCACCGCCTACGGCACGTACGCGACCTCCTACCTCTGGGAGCAGGTCTGGCAGCCGGACAACTGGCTGGACCTGCTCCAGCGGTTCGTGCACCTGCACAAGAGCAAGACGCCCGGCGGCGGCAGCACGAAGACGTTGGTCTTCCCCCGGTTCCAGCAGTGGGACGCGGTCAAGAAGCTCACCGCGCACGCCGCCGCCCGCGGCGCCGGCCACGACTACCTGGTCATGGCCTCGGCCGGCTCGGGCAAGTCGAACACCATCGGCTGGCTCGCGCACCGCCTCAGCGACCTGCACACCCCCACCGACCCGCGCGAACTCGACCCCGAGGCCATCGCCAAGGGCCTCAAGCCGGGCGTGCCGGTCTTCGACAAGGTCATCGTCATCACCGACCGCCGCAACCTGGACGCGCAACTGCGGGAAACCGTCGGCAATTTCGAGCAGACCGCCGGCCTCGTCGTGAAGATCGACGAGAAGCACGGGGCGAAGGGCGAGCAGCTCGCCAAGGCCCTCTCCCGCGACACCGGGAAGATCGTCACCGTCACGCTGCACTCCTTCCCGGCGCTGCTGGACTACCTCCAGCGCAACCCCACCGAGATCCAGGGCAGCCGCTTCGCGATCATCGTGGACGAGGCGCACTCCTCGCAGTCCGGCGACGCCGCCACCGCCGTACGGTCGGCCCTGCGCGACCTCGGCCTGGACTCCGACTCGGAGGAGGTGGGCGCGACCACGGTCAAGGCCCCGGCGACCGCCACCCTCGACGAGCAGCTCAAGAAGAAGGCCGAGCAGCGTTCCCGCGCCGCGAACCTCTCCTACTTCGCGTTCACCGCCACGCCGAAGGCCAAGACCCTCGAACTCTTCGGCACGCTCCAGGACATCGACGGCAAGGCCACGTACCGGCCCTTCCACACGTACTCCATGCGGCAGGCGATCGAGGAGGGCTTCATCCTCGATCCGCTGCGCAACTACGTCACGTACAACACGTACTGGAAGCTGGTGAACCAGAACCCCGACGAGCGGGAGGTCGACCCGTCGAAGGCGAACTCCCTGCTCGCCCGGTACGCGCTGACCCATGACTCGACGGTCGCCCAGCACGCCCAGGTGATCGTGGAGCACTTCGTGGCGCACAGCCGGGGCCGCCTGGGCGGCCGGGCCAAGTCCATGGTGGTGACCGCCTCGCGGCAGTCCGCCGTACAGATGGCGCGCGCCATCAAGAGCTACATCAAGGACCGGGACTACGACACCAAGTACCCCGACCTGGGTGTCCTGGTCGCCTTCTCCGGCTCGCTCACCGTCGACGGCGAGGAGACCACCGAGCCGAAGGAGAACGGCGGGCTGTCGGAGAGCGCGCTGCCGAAGGCGTTCGCGTACACGCGCGCCGACGACAAGGCCGCCCGAGCGGGCGGCACGGGCCAGCGCGAGTACAGGATCCTGGTCGTGGCGGAGAAGTACCAGACCGGGTTCGACCAGCCGCTGCTGACGACGATGTACGTCAACAAGCCGCTGACCGGCATCTCCGCCGTCCAGACCCTGTCCCGGCTGAACCGGACCGCGGAGCGCAAGACCCAGGCGGACCTGGCGGTCCTGGACTTCGTCAACGACGCCAACGACATACAGGACTCATTCCGCCCGTACTTCGAGGAGGCGATGACCCTCCCCTCCGACCCCAACCTGCTCTACACCGCGCAGAGCCGGGTCATGCGGGCGTCGATCCTCTCGGGGCAGGAGATGGACGAGTTCGCCGCCGCGTACTTCGTGGCCAAGGAGAAGGCGGCAGGCTCACAACCCAAGTGGGAGAAGCTGCACGCCGAGCTGTACCGGCTGCTCTCCCCCGCCGTAACCCGCTTCACGCACCTGCTCGAAAGCGAGGACGAGGACGACCAGGAGACGGCGGAGGGCTTCCGCGCCGACCTCAACGACTACGTCAGGAAGTACGGCTTCCTCGCGCAGATCGTCCCCTACCGGGACGCCGAGCTGGAGCGGCTGCACCTCTACGGCCGCTACCTCCTCAACCGGCTGCCGCGCCGGGCGGACGGCGGCGTGGACATAGGCGAGGTCGACCTCAGCCATATGCGGGTGGAGAAGACCGGCGAGTACGACGTCTCCCTCACGGCGGAGGGGCCGACGACGATGCAGGGCTTCGGTGACGGCTCGGGCGGCGCGAAGGAAGCGGAGAAGTCGCTGCTCTCGCAGCTGATCGACAAGTTCAACGAACGCTTCGGCACCGAGTTCACCGAGCAGGACGTCATCCGCCCGTTCGAGGAGGCCAAGGCCGACCCGAAGGTGCGGGCCGCGGCCGTCGTCAACGACGAGGACAACTTCGGCCTCGTCTTCGACAACGTCTTCGCGGACAAGATGGCCGACCACATCGACACCATCGCGGGCATGGGCCGCCAGTATTTCGGCCCCGACAAGGGCTTCAAGTCCAGCCTGGACCGCAGCGCCCGCAAGGCCGCCTGGCGGATGATCCGCCGCGAGGAGGGCCTGGACGACGACGTTTGAGTCGTACGCCCCGGCTGGATGTGCAGCAGGCTACGGCCGGTGTCGCGGATTTCTGCGTACAAAACTGTGCGCAGTGCGAGTTGTCCTCTTCATGAGGTGCAACGAATATGGGGGGCAGTAATGAACCACGCGGCGGGCGAGCTCGAAGGATCTCGGCTTCAGAAGGCCGTCGAGACAATCGTCATCACACCGGAGGCGGCCACAAAGCTCGTGGGCGGTTACCGTGCGACTTTCGAGACCAAGTTCAAGCGGGAGCCCGATAGCCTGGAGGACAAGCGCCGGATCGCGGCCAAGATCATTGGCCGGTACTCCAAACTTTCGGCAGCCGCTGGGGCGGTCACCGCAGCCCCGAGCGTGATTCCAGGGATCGGGACGGCGGTCGCGGTCTTGGGCGGCGGTGCCACTGATATCGCCGTGGCACTCAAGCTTCAGGTCGACATGTGCATGTGCCTGGTCGAGTTGTACGAGACCGAGCTGAGCAGTGAGGACAAGAAGCACCTCGCCTTCGTGCTCGCATTGGCGGGTTCAGCAGAACAAATGGCGGCAAAGGGCGGCAAGGCAGCCGTCCTGAAGATCGCCGAGAAATTGGTCTACCAGTACCTGCGAGGGCCCGCCTTGATCACGATCAAGCAATTGTTCAAGCGGGTGTCCATCACTTTCACCCAGAAGGCGATGGCCAAGGCGATACCAGCCGGCGTAGGTGTCGCTTTCAGTAGCTCAACCAACTACGTCCTGACGACGGTGGTGGGCAAGGTTGCCGTCGCCGTCCTGGCCAAAGATGTGAAATAGCAACGCCGCAAGGGGGCAAGGTGCCGCAGGAGGCGATCTCCGACCGTTACGAACTCCTGGAGGAGCTCAGCCACGGCGGCATGGGCGACGTGTGGCGCGGCTACGACGCCGTGCTCGACCGGCCCGTCGCCGTGAAGCTCATCCGGCAGGCGTCGGTCACCTCCGCGCAGCTGGCCGAGGAGTTCGCCAAGCGCTTCCGCCGCGAGGCCCGCATCACCGCGCGCATCCAGCACCCCGGCGTGCCGCAGGTGTACGACGCGGTGCTCGACGCGTCGTACGAGCGGCTGTTCCTGGTGATGGAGCTCGTCGACGGCGTACCGCTGTCCGCCTACCTCGACCCCGGCCGGCCGCTGCCGGTCAGCTGGGCCGCCGCCGTCGCCGCGCAGGTCGCGACCGTGCTGTCGTACGCCCACGACGTGCCGGTGATCCACCGGGACCTCAAGCCGGGCAACATCCTCGTCGCCCGCGACGGCACCGTGAAGGTCCTCGACTTCGGCATCGCGGCGATTCTGCGCACCGACGTCACCAAACTGACCGCCACCGGCAGCCCCATCGGCACCCACCAGTACATGTCGCCCGAGCAGGTCCGCGGCGGACGCATCACCCCGCAGACCGATCTGTACGCGCTGGGCTGTGTGCTGCACGAACTCCTCGGCGGGCGCCTCGTGTTCGAGGCGGAGAGCGAGTACCTGCTGATGTACCAGCACATCAACGCCGCCCCCACCCCGCTGCGACAGCTGCGGCCCGACGTCCCCGAGGCGCTGGAGGAACTGGTCCTGCACCTGCTGCGCAAGGCGCCCGAGG
The nucleotide sequence above comes from Streptomyces sp. NL15-2K. Encoded proteins:
- a CDS encoding restriction endonuclease subunit S, giving the protein MTTPAATEVALKWVLTLRSGTSCSERTEDGAFPVMGAAGPIGRTSRANTRSGSTLIGRVGTVGAINLAREECWASDNVIVASPGPTLESTYTYYLLMSARLPELASKTAQPLLTASAVAGLRFPIPPLEEQRRIAGFLDAETARIDALTRTYVKLRELVSERSQRVIDSEIEQHRNLTPFRYLVRFREGPGIMAVDFHDEGIPLIRISGLQRGEVTLNGCNYLDPEKAARQWSQFRLKLGDRLISGSATMGGVSVVKDPSVVGAIPYTGLIILRPARQDVEMKYVEAFLRSSLFSRQIDVLKTGATMQHFGPTHLSQIQAPMPSHHEQLRIVGNVQAALAHADRCDDLVDRQLALLTERRQSLIAAAVTGQFDVSTAGGRNVTDGVSA
- a CDS encoding type I restriction endonuclease produces the protein MSPIHTESAFGDAIVSAMVERGWREARPRDYRADLGLDTNELFTFIEATQPDEWSELLTVYGGDPNEAQRGFAGRLDQAIATNGLLDVLRNGVKDRGVLLRVAYFKPNLVAHDSVLDGYRANRLTVVRELEYATKQADWGNRLDLTLFLNGIPVATAELKNPLTRQGVEQAKEQYRTDRDPTELIFTRRVVANFAVDPDLVFVATQLKGRNTRFLPFNTGSNGPGQPGGAGNPAPTAYGTYATSYLWEQVWQPDNWLDLLQRFVHLHKSKTPGGGSTKTLVFPRFQQWDAVKKLTAHAAARGAGHDYLVMASAGSGKSNTIGWLAHRLSDLHTPTDPRELDPEAIAKGLKPGVPVFDKVIVITDRRNLDAQLRETVGNFEQTAGLVVKIDEKHGAKGEQLAKALSRDTGKIVTVTLHSFPALLDYLQRNPTEIQGSRFAIIVDEAHSSQSGDAATAVRSALRDLGLDSDSEEVGATTVKAPATATLDEQLKKKAEQRSRAANLSYFAFTATPKAKTLELFGTLQDIDGKATYRPFHTYSMRQAIEEGFILDPLRNYVTYNTYWKLVNQNPDEREVDPSKANSLLARYALTHDSTVAQHAQVIVEHFVAHSRGRLGGRAKSMVVTASRQSAVQMARAIKSYIKDRDYDTKYPDLGVLVAFSGSLTVDGEETTEPKENGGLSESALPKAFAYTRADDKAARAGGTGQREYRILVVAEKYQTGFDQPLLTTMYVNKPLTGISAVQTLSRLNRTAERKTQADLAVLDFVNDANDIQDSFRPYFEEAMTLPSDPNLLYTAQSRVMRASILSGQEMDEFAAAYFVAKEKAAGSQPKWEKLHAELYRLLSPAVTRFTHLLESEDEDDQETAEGFRADLNDYVRKYGFLAQIVPYRDAELERLHLYGRYLLNRLPRRADGGVDIGEVDLSHMRVEKTGEYDVSLTAEGPTTMQGFGDGSGGAKEAEKSLLSQLIDKFNERFGTEFTEQDVIRPFEEAKADPKVRAAAVVNDEDNFGLVFDNVFADKMADHIDTIAGMGRQYFGPDKGFKSSLDRSARKAAWRMIRREEGLDDDV